Proteins encoded by one window of Pseudomonadota bacterium:
- a CDS encoding GlxA family transcriptional regulator has translation MDGRQISPSCHSGNGRAKPVQRASPAMQPDRSGPETISFFLVPQFSMMAFTAAVEPLRSANRMSGCELYNWKVYSRDGQPVAASNGLQVIADAGIADVDHCATIFVCSGIDAHRFDDRSVYAWLRKLARQGARVGSLCTGSHILARAGLLNGYRCTIHWEDLETFQEAFPDIEVTDDIYELDRNRVTCSGGTASLDLMLHLVGMSHGQELAGKVSEQFIHDRIRDAHDHQRMALQSRVGVSDPKLLAAIAEMEKNLEETLALPDIADSVGLSTRQLERLFKKHLGRTPSRYYREIRLNQARMMLMQGTSSILAIALASGFVSASHFSRRYREYFGRTPREERRSVG, from the coding sequence ATGGACGGAAGGCAGATCTCACCAAGCTGTCACAGCGGCAATGGCCGGGCAAAGCCGGTTCAGCGCGCGTCACCGGCCATGCAGCCCGATCGTTCGGGCCCTGAAACCATCAGTTTCTTCCTGGTGCCCCAGTTCTCGATGATGGCCTTCACCGCGGCAGTCGAGCCCTTGCGTTCGGCCAACCGCATGAGCGGCTGCGAGCTCTATAACTGGAAAGTCTATTCGCGCGATGGCCAGCCGGTCGCCGCCAGCAACGGGTTGCAGGTGATCGCCGACGCCGGCATCGCCGATGTCGATCACTGTGCGACGATCTTCGTGTGCTCCGGCATCGACGCCCATCGGTTCGATGATCGTTCCGTCTATGCCTGGCTGAGGAAGCTGGCGCGCCAAGGCGCACGGGTTGGCAGTCTGTGCACGGGCAGCCACATCCTGGCGCGCGCCGGTCTGTTGAACGGCTACCGCTGCACGATCCATTGGGAGGACCTGGAGACGTTTCAGGAGGCCTTCCCCGATATCGAGGTCACCGACGATATCTACGAACTCGACCGCAACCGCGTCACCTGTTCCGGCGGTACGGCATCGTTAGACCTGATGCTGCATCTGGTCGGCATGTCGCACGGGCAGGAACTGGCCGGCAAGGTCTCCGAACAGTTCATCCATGACCGCATTCGCGACGCCCACGACCATCAACGAATGGCGCTGCAGTCCAGGGTTGGCGTCAGCGATCCCAAGCTGCTCGCCGCCATCGCGGAGATGGAAAAGAACCTGGAGGAGACGCTGGCGCTTCCCGATATCGCCGATTCCGTCGGCCTGTCGACACGCCAGCTGGAGCGCCTGTTCAAAAAACACCTCGGCCGAACGCCTTCCCGCTATTACCGCGAGATCCGCTTGAACCAGGCGCGCATGATGCTGATGCAGGGCACCAGCTCGATCCTGGCGATCGCGCTGGCTTCGGGTTTCGTCTCGGCGTCCCACTTCTCGCGCCGCTACCGCGAGTACTTCGGCCGCACACCGCGCGAGGAGCGTCGCTCGGTGGGGTGA
- a CDS encoding adenylate/guanylate cyclase domain-containing protein — translation MERKLTAILAADVVGYSRLMGADEAGTLQALKDVRAELVEPAIAEHKGRVVKLMGDGLLAEFASVVEAVSCAVAIQAGMAERNDGSSSAREFQLRIGVNLGDVIVDGADIYGDGVNVAARLEGLAEPGGICVADTVYQNVRGKLDVSFEDMGRQQVKNIAEPIHVYGLRLVTEPAPAASALPLPDKPSVAVLPLANLSNDPEQAYFSDGITEDIITELSRFRSLFVIARNSSFTFKDRQVKAQDVGRELGVAHLVQGSIRRSGDRVRVSVQLVKAASEEHVWAERYDRQLADIFAVQDELTQMVATKIGGRLQAEDRHRAVQSRTGNPTAYDCVLRAQSLYYEISRTANAEARPILEEAIRLDPNYARAHVVLAAIHNMDFMQSWSDDPERSLAMAIEIGQKAFALDESDGLVHAQLGEILQNARRFAEAGRHFERALDLNPNDVETRALYGSFIGGESGLEQLEIAERLDPCSFVWIPWIKGSMLFTARRYDDAIATLTQIDSRVTTAKGWLAASLAYAGRTDEARATVAAYLKAVERDLTVVPTSSDQWQAVWRREAKLEHEDDNQHLFEGLRLAGLDL, via the coding sequence ATGGAACGTAAGCTCACCGCGATCTTGGCCGCCGATGTGGTCGGCTACTCACGTCTGATGGGCGCCGACGAGGCCGGCACGCTTCAGGCGTTGAAGGATGTGCGCGCGGAACTCGTCGAACCAGCAATCGCCGAACACAAAGGCCGGGTCGTCAAGTTGATGGGCGACGGGCTGCTCGCCGAGTTCGCCAGCGTGGTCGAGGCGGTCTCGTGTGCTGTCGCCATTCAGGCGGGCATGGCGGAACGCAACGACGGTTCGTCATCCGCTCGGGAATTCCAGCTTCGCATCGGTGTCAACCTGGGCGACGTCATCGTCGACGGTGCCGATATCTATGGCGACGGCGTCAATGTCGCCGCGCGTCTTGAGGGTCTGGCCGAACCCGGCGGTATCTGCGTAGCCGACACCGTCTATCAGAATGTGCGGGGCAAACTTGACGTGTCCTTCGAGGACATGGGCCGCCAGCAGGTCAAGAACATCGCCGAGCCGATCCATGTCTACGGTCTCAGGCTGGTGACGGAACCGGCGCCGGCGGCCTCCGCGTTGCCGCTTCCTGACAAACCGTCTGTCGCCGTCCTGCCGCTTGCCAACCTGTCGAACGATCCCGAGCAGGCGTACTTCTCCGATGGCATTACCGAGGACATCATCACCGAGCTCAGCCGGTTTCGATCGCTGTTCGTGATCGCACGCAACTCGTCATTCACGTTCAAGGACAGGCAGGTCAAGGCACAGGATGTCGGACGGGAGTTGGGCGTTGCGCACCTGGTGCAGGGCAGCATTCGGCGTTCGGGCGACCGCGTTCGGGTCTCGGTCCAGCTGGTCAAAGCGGCCAGCGAGGAGCATGTCTGGGCCGAGCGCTACGACCGGCAGCTCGCCGATATCTTCGCGGTGCAGGACGAACTGACCCAGATGGTCGCGACCAAGATCGGCGGGCGTCTGCAGGCAGAGGATCGCCATCGGGCGGTTCAGTCGCGCACCGGCAACCCGACCGCTTATGACTGCGTCCTGCGCGCGCAGTCGCTCTATTACGAGATATCCCGCACGGCGAACGCCGAGGCCCGCCCGATCCTGGAAGAGGCGATCAGACTGGACCCCAACTATGCGCGCGCCCACGTTGTCTTGGCGGCGATCCACAACATGGATTTCATGCAAAGCTGGTCCGACGATCCCGAGCGGTCTTTGGCCATGGCGATCGAGATTGGCCAGAAGGCCTTCGCTCTTGATGAGTCAGATGGCCTGGTTCATGCGCAGCTTGGTGAAATTCTGCAGAACGCGCGACGGTTTGCCGAAGCGGGGCGGCATTTTGAGAGAGCCCTGGACCTCAATCCCAATGATGTCGAGACGCGCGCGCTCTACGGTTCCTTCATCGGCGGCGAGAGCGGTCTTGAGCAGCTTGAGATCGCCGAGCGCCTCGATCCCTGCAGCTTCGTGTGGATCCCTTGGATCAAGGGATCGATGCTGTTCACGGCGCGGCGCTACGACGACGCCATTGCGACGCTGACGCAGATCGACTCACGAGTCACCACGGCGAAGGGATGGCTTGCCGCGAGCCTAGCCTATGCCGGCCGCACGGATGAAGCGCGCGCGACCGTGGCCGCGTACCTGAAGGCTGTTGAGCGTGACCTGACGGTGGTGCCGACCAGTTCGGACCAATGGCAGGCCGTGTGGCGTCGGGAAGCCAAGCTCGAGCACGAAGACGACAACCAACACCTGTTCGAGGGGCTGCGTTTGGCCGGCTTGGACCTTTAG
- a CDS encoding helicase HerA-like domain-containing protein has product MADDQGIFIGGGESPQTLNLGYANRHGLIAGATGTGKTVTLQILAEGFSRSGVPVFLSDVKGDLSGLSQAGVAKPKLLQRVEAIGMDGFEPAPTPVVFWDLFGKQGHPVRTTVSEMGPLLLARLLELNDVQEGVLSIAFQVADDEGLPILDLKDLKSLLQFVADNRKDLSTEYGNVSVQSVGAIQRRLLTLKQQGGDKFFGEPALDLNDFMRTAPDGRGYVSILAADKLMLTPQLYATFLLWLLSELFEDLPEVGDPEKPKLVFFFDEAHLLFDNAPNALIQKIEQVVRLIRSKGVGVYFVTQSPLDVPDEVLGQLGNRVQHALRAFTPRDRKAVKAAAETFRANPKLDVATAITELGVGEALVSTLQDRGVPSVVERTLIRPPFSRMGPAKRAERQAVIADSPVAGLYDETIDRKSAHEMLATRAEKAAEEQAKADERAKAERTSSRSGRSSGGRRRQSAAETMAKSVLRSAGRTIGRELVRGILGSLFKGR; this is encoded by the coding sequence ATGGCGGACGACCAAGGTATCTTCATCGGCGGCGGCGAGAGCCCTCAGACCCTGAACCTGGGCTACGCCAACCGGCACGGGTTGATCGCTGGCGCCACGGGCACAGGCAAGACGGTAACGCTGCAGATCCTGGCCGAGGGGTTCTCGCGATCCGGCGTGCCGGTCTTTCTGTCCGACGTGAAAGGCGACCTCTCAGGTCTATCGCAAGCAGGTGTCGCCAAGCCGAAGCTGCTGCAGCGCGTCGAAGCGATCGGCATGGACGGTTTCGAACCGGCGCCGACACCGGTTGTCTTCTGGGACCTGTTCGGCAAACAGGGCCATCCCGTGCGAACGACCGTCTCGGAGATGGGCCCTCTCCTTCTGGCGCGCCTCCTGGAGCTGAACGACGTACAGGAAGGGGTCCTGTCGATCGCGTTCCAAGTCGCCGATGACGAGGGCCTCCCGATCCTGGATCTGAAGGATCTAAAGTCGCTGCTGCAATTCGTCGCCGACAACCGCAAGGACCTGTCGACCGAATACGGCAACGTCTCGGTGCAGTCGGTCGGCGCCATCCAGCGGCGCCTGCTGACGCTCAAACAACAGGGTGGCGATAAGTTCTTCGGCGAACCGGCGCTCGATCTGAACGACTTCATGCGCACCGCGCCCGATGGCCGCGGTTATGTCAGCATCCTGGCCGCCGACAAGCTGATGCTGACGCCACAGCTTTACGCGACCTTTTTGCTGTGGCTGCTGTCGGAGTTGTTCGAGGACCTGCCGGAGGTCGGCGACCCCGAAAAGCCGAAGCTCGTTTTCTTTTTCGACGAGGCCCACCTGTTGTTCGACAACGCGCCGAATGCCTTGATCCAGAAGATCGAGCAGGTCGTGCGATTGATTCGCTCCAAAGGCGTCGGTGTCTATTTCGTGACGCAGAGCCCGCTGGACGTGCCCGACGAGGTGCTCGGCCAGTTGGGCAACCGTGTGCAACACGCGTTGCGGGCGTTTACGCCGCGCGACCGCAAGGCGGTCAAGGCGGCGGCCGAGACGTTCCGCGCCAACCCGAAGCTGGATGTCGCGACGGCCATCACCGAACTGGGCGTCGGCGAAGCCCTGGTGTCGACGCTGCAGGATCGGGGCGTGCCGAGCGTGGTCGAACGCACGCTGATCCGCCCGCCGTTCTCGCGCATGGGTCCGGCCAAGCGGGCCGAGCGTCAGGCCGTGATCGCCGATAGTCCGGTTGCCGGCCTCTATGACGAGACGATCGACCGCAAGTCGGCCCATGAGATGCTGGCCACGCGCGCGGAAAAGGCCGCTGAGGAGCAGGCCAAGGCCGATGAACGCGCGAAGGCCGAGCGGACATCGTCGCGCAGTGGCAGATCATCGGGCGGGCGACGACGTCAATCGGCCGCCGAGACCATGGCCAAGAGCGTCCTGCGCAGCGCCGGGCGCACCATCGGGCGCGAACTCGTACGCGGCATCCTGGGGTCGCTGTTCAAAGGGCGCTGA
- a CDS encoding nucleotidyltransferase domain-containing protein, whose protein sequence is MTNDDINRDDLIRRFVDDGTSALLLVGSRARGDHAPSSDIDLARHVKAEGTRHPTLYMNDADGRLISLKTFDPASEEEGLMLPGRAVWQAPTLASAVILYDRDGDAARLVDKARRFDWADLGAAPDRHVAREVTGYAEETLKIVDGMERGIESQIIYATMGIVLGLAEAMVVHRRGFIISENRLFESALDLMAAHKDWASSMRRAAGFGDAGSFDRAAAALTLYAETVALVRPLLDEDQCAVAEGALSRRLL, encoded by the coding sequence TTGACCAACGACGACATTAACCGTGACGACCTGATCCGGCGTTTTGTCGATGATGGAACGTCGGCATTGCTTCTTGTTGGCAGCCGCGCGCGCGGCGATCACGCGCCATCAAGCGATATCGATCTGGCCCGCCACGTGAAGGCTGAGGGCACGCGGCACCCGACTCTTTACATGAATGACGCGGACGGGCGCCTCATCTCACTCAAGACGTTCGATCCGGCGAGCGAAGAAGAGGGCCTTATGCTGCCGGGCAGGGCCGTCTGGCAGGCGCCGACCTTGGCGTCGGCGGTCATTCTCTATGATCGCGATGGCGATGCCGCACGATTAGTCGACAAGGCCCGTCGTTTCGACTGGGCAGATCTGGGCGCGGCACCGGACCGCCACGTCGCACGTGAGGTGACCGGCTATGCCGAAGAGACGCTGAAGATCGTCGATGGAATGGAGCGGGGCATCGAGTCCCAGATCATCTACGCCACAATGGGCATTGTGCTGGGCCTTGCCGAAGCCATGGTGGTCCACCGCCGTGGTTTCATCATCTCCGAAAACCGCCTTTTCGAGAGCGCGCTGGATCTCATGGCCGCTCATAAGGACTGGGCCTCGTCGATGCGCCGTGCAGCTGGATTTGGTGACGCCGGTTCTTTTGATCGGGCCGCGGCGGCTCTGACGCTCTATGCCGAGACCGTCGCGTTGGTCCGGCCGTTGCTCGACGAGGATCAGTGTGCTGTCGCAGAGGGCGCGCTCAGTCGGCGGCTTCTTTGA